In the Diadema setosum chromosome 11, eeDiaSeto1, whole genome shotgun sequence genome, ACCACTACACTACTAGTAAGTCGGGCGTGCACGTAgtgcgctgtggagtcacctGCAAACTTCATCCACGcggccacgtcacgtctcgcatgttagtaagggtcctatttctgcagatttttttcatttattgtcgtgcgaacaacacatAGCAGAttcgcagcaacaaccaatagtAGGTAGGTTGATGCAATAACTCCTCAGAGCCTAATTTTAAGGGTGATGGGGAGACAGAGCTGAAAAAGGAACACTGCTATCACACTGTGCACATCCTACACATCATGAGCAAGAGTGAACAAAACATTAAAGTTTTAGACATTTTCACActgttttcatgtacatgtactcttcaaaaacatgcacatacagtgtaccattAAGGTCTCTAGAGTTAAACAGAGTTCATGACAGTGAGATTACATGGGAGATATTAGTCATTAGATATTTACTAAATTCAAGTATTGCTCCTGAATGTAACAGAGGCTTAGAAACAGTAAGCATTTTATTAAAATGCTAATTGAGAATGGCACATTAAGAGCAACTGTAAAGAGTAGAAATGTTAGATGTACAATATTGTAACTACCAACTTTTTCTTTGATGGGAAAACTGAATATTTCCTGGAAATTATTGAAACTTATCAAAATTGATATTAACCTCATGGTTCTTAGTGAGTAAAGAATACAACTTTGAAACAATGCCCCATTTGCAAGAAAACTAAAAGTAAACAGAGATGTGCATGCTGTAGTTCCATGTATTCAGAAAACATTCCAAAACCTCCTCATTTAATGAAAAGTATTTATAGGTTGCCTGAAACTTTTGAACTGAAATTGCAtgctatgtttttcttttcttttcttttaaagtatTATTTACTTAAGTctaaaaaaccacaaaaattaCGAAATTTAACAAAAAGTAAACAGTGTTTCAGGCACTGTGTAGTACAGATTGTAAGTACATTTTAGTGCCCATTTCTGTGACCCTGGCATGCAAATTTgcaactacaatgtacacaagCATGCAAACTTTCATCATCAGTTGGCACAAGGCATCACATTGGAGTGATTTACTGGCCTTTCTTGAATTTAAAATATCTGCACAGGTAATCCTGTAAAGTGAGACAAATATCTAAATTAAAACAAATccctttgcaaaaaaaaaaaaaaaatgtatattcttCAGTATCAGTCACAGAAATGTCAAGAATTGATTCTTACCTGAAGGAAGCAATATGGAATATTCCGTTCTTCAAGAATGGTGGCATTGTACGTCCCCGACGAGAAGATTGGCTGGTTGTCATTGACATCAGTGATAGTGATGTTGACAATACTGCTAGATGCCAGTGATGGTGTTCCTTTATCCCTTGCCATGACTTCAAGTAACACAGAGCTGGCTTCTTCACGGTCAACTTGGCGATTTGTAGTAACAAGTCCAGATACTGGGTTAATATCAAACCATTCCGAATGGTTTCCTGCAAAAATTATACTGTAAATGATCTGGGAGTTGATCCCTTCATCAGCATCTGTAGCATGGACTTGTGTAACTTGAGAGCCAGGTTCAGATGCCTCAATAATGGTAGCAGAGTAAACTAAGGGTTCAAATATGGGTGGATTGTCATTAATATCAGTCACAGCCAGAGTCAAATTGACCTCTGCATGTTGGGGTGGAGAGCCTCTATCTGTGGCTAGGATGGAAATATCATAGCTGGATACCTGTTCCCTGTCAAATGGACTGGCTGAACTTGAAACAACCAAGAAATATACTTGATTGCTACTCTGTTCAATGCTGAACTGGTTGGCTCCACCAGTAAGCGTCATGGTGACATTGGTCAGATCACCATCGTCTGGGTCTGTTACAGAGATGCGAGCAAGTGTGGTGTCTGCCACTGCTGCTTCTGATACCTGTGGGGATCCCCCTTCTTGAAGAAATAGGACCTCCAGAGAAGGTGGTTTTTCATTGATATTCATCACTGTTATGGACACATATGCAGGCTGACTGGACATAGGTTGCTCAGCTTTGTCTTGGGCTATCACTAAGAAATCATGTGATGAAGACTGCTCAAAATTTAAAGGTCGGTTGAGATAGATTATTCCTGTCGCTGGATCAATGCGAAAAAACCCATCATCTCTTTGAAGACTGAAAACAACCTCGCCATTTCTACCTCCATCTTCATCTGTGGCTGTCACTTGAAGAACTGTACTGTTCACTGGCGCACTTTCATTGATGACGGCACTAAAAGAAGTTTGGGTAAAGACTGGCGAGTTGTCGTTAACATCAGTCACTTCAATAACCACTGTGGTGTTTCCGGTGAGCTGTGGATCTCCCCCATCAAATGCTTCTATTACGAGGGTGTACTCGGGGATTGTCTCATGATCAAGGGTTTTATTGACCACAATGTCCATGTATACCCCATTTGGACGAACTCTCACATCGAGATCAAATGTGTTATCAATGTTGCCTGCAACAATCCTGTACCCCTGCACATCAAAAATGCCCTCATCAGCATCTGTTGCAGTGACTCCTGTAATTTTTGTCATATAAGGTTGTACTGCCTCTGTCACTTGTTTGTGAGTCACAGCTTGAAAAAACTCTGGACTATTATCATTGACATCAGTCAGTGTGATCACAACAGAGATGGCAAAGAAGTTACCACTTTCACTCACAAACACCAATATCTGGTATTCTCTTTGAGAAGCTGTTTCTCTATCTAAAACTTCTGCAGTCCTAATTATACCAGTAGATCCATCCGCTGTAAATTCTGGAGGAACTGCTTGGAACAGAAATGTTGAAGTGTGGTCTGTATCATTTCGAAGATCAACAACAACTGTCCCAACAGGCTgctcttcttttacattatagaAGACCCTCTCCTGGGCTGAGCATGTAGAGATGAAGCTAAATCCCAACAGTCCTACTGCAAAAAGGTACATTCTCCATGACATCTCCATCTTTTGATACATCTGTATCTTGTCTCTTGTTCTTCCAGAAGTGGTCATTTGATTCCTGTTCCAACACGACTTCTTTCCTCCATTGAAAGCATGAAAGCTGCCACCAACACTTGTTCCATTTCTACAGTTACTCATTATGATTCAAGACAAAACTGCCATTGCTCCAAgttaacacacacaaacaaaataagctTAGATTAACATGTTAAGATATAGACTAATCATATTTGTTGTGATGACACAGGTCTAGTGTGTAATACTCGTACATGCCTATTCATCACGAGCACTTTAGTTTAATGTTATCCAACCAAAGTACTGTATGATCACTTCCTCTTTGGTCTGCAGCTTTCACTCAAGAGTCAAcaataacatcatcatcatttcactTCTTTAGAAGATGAGCTAGAGATCTACATAGACCCCCAGCGCAGTTTCACTGTCAACAGGATCACATTGCTCGGAGGCAGAGCCCTACATTGCTGGTATTTGGTAACCTGGTATGTACAAAAAGTATAAGCAGGTGATAAGTTCAAGAAACGTTACCGTAGGCCTACAGCAAGACATAAAAGCATTAACCTGCTACTGCAAGGGCAAGGCATTAGCTTGCTAAAATGATTGTGTTCCTCATCACCATTGATCACTTGTTGTAGGCCCCTAGTACGTCAGCAACTTGCAGTAGGATCCTCGACCTACATCAATTAATTTTGAACGATGCATACACAATCCGGTATCTC is a window encoding:
- the LOC140235492 gene encoding protein dachsous-like; its protein translation is MSNCRNGTSVGGSFHAFNGGKKSCWNRNQMTTSGRTRDKIQMYQKMEMSWRMYLFAVGLLGFSFISTCSAQERVFYNVKEEQPVGTVVVDLRNDTDHTSTFLFQAVPPEFTADGSTGIIRTAEVLDRETASQREYQILVFVSESGNFFAISVVITLTDVNDNSPEFFQAVTHKQVTEAVQPYMTKITGVTATDADEGIFDVQGYRIVAGNIDNTFDLDVRVRPNGVYMDIVVNKTLDHETIPEYTLVIEAFDGGDPQLTGNTTVVIEVTDVNDNSPVFTQTSFSAVINESAPVNSTVLQVTATDEDGGRNGEVVFSLQRDDGFFRIDPATGIIYLNRPLNFEQSSSHDFLVIAQDKAEQPMSSQPAYVSITVMNINEKPPSLEVLFLQEGGSPQVSEAAVADTTLARISVTDPDDGDLTNVTMTLTGGANQFSIEQSSNQVYFLVVSSSASPFDREQVSSYDISILATDRGSPPQHAEVNLTLAVTDINDNPPIFEPLVYSATIIEASEPGSQVTQVHATDADEGINSQIIYSIIFAGNHSEWFDINPVSGLVTTNRQVDREEASSVLLEVMARDKGTPSLASSSIVNITITDVNDNQPIFSSGTYNATILEERNIPYCFLQVTATDLDQGSSGQVSYSLASGLAPPPSQFSIDSRSGELCAISRLDRDSGQTEYQFPVKATDGGGLM